Below is a genomic region from Ascaphus truei isolate aAscTru1 chromosome 5, aAscTru1.hap1, whole genome shotgun sequence.
GACAAGATAACAGCCTGGACAGAGTTATGGCTTCAAAGGGAGTGCGCCATTTCTGCTTAATTTCAGAGCGACTGGTTTTCTTCAGCCTCTTGTCGACAGCAATTCTTGGTGCTGTCTCGTGGCAGGTAAGTGTGAATATTATATTTATTGCATACAGTGTCTATTGTAAATAAACTCAACTTTAAATAGCTGTTGTATGtggtaattaataaataaaatacggTCTGCAATATTTGAACAGCTTTACAAACCATTCTGCTTAGGACCAAACTGAACTAGCGGCCGTGGCTTGTTTAATAGGCCACGTATTTTGCAATATTTCCATGATAACCATATGCTTTAAAAGTTCTTTCATGATATTTCTGCAGAAAAGTTGCCCTTTTTTGGTCTTTTTTTAAAAGTGGTTATTAAACCACCATTGGCCAGAACAAGAAGTATCCAATATTGATTTTTGCTGCATTTGGTAAAAAGAATATAGTTATCACCTAAGTGTACTTTAGGCCAATATTTGCTGAACAGTGCTGTTCGTTAAAACCCCAGCGCATAGAAGAAACTTTTTGGCCTATTCCAGTGAATGGCGCTGTAAGGGGGCTTCCAGAACTGCGTGCTCCATGGAATAGCTGCACTTAGTAAATAGTGGCCTAAATATTTTTAAAGAAGCATATTACATTAACTTCTTGGTGAACTTTtatgtgggactgcccctttaaactaAAAGTTTTCAGTATATTTCATCTTCTGAGCCCATTTGTACGATATCCTAATCTTGTTTGAAGAGAGATTCGAGTAGTATTTATCCTGTCTTAAAGCACCTCTATGGTATTACTTGACCTGAATGTATTTTAGCTGTATTGCAGCTGCTTAGGTCAGCCACAACGCTGAcgtgcatatatatacatatatatatatatatatatatatatatatatatatatatatatatatatatatatatatatatatatatatatataatatatactgtgtttaaagcagcatgcattggctaagggttgctcatgtaatgtgagcatgagataaaaagtggcactgtgtgctcatttgcatgccatttcccagaatcccttgctgaagtggaagtgctgtttgctgggtgataatggtgaaagacagggttgcagacctgtctaagacatgcaaatgagcatacagtaatatttacagttgctatatatatatatatatatcagtgttcgacaaacctatacatttgcacgccccgggcgagtggatttaacatcgtggcgagctcctatttgcccaggcatcacacgtttggtactaggtggcgagtagattttttttgttgggcgagtagattttttttgttgggcgagtagattttttggtgatttgtcgaccactgcatatatatataatattattattttgtttctcTGTTTTAATCAAATCTTTCAGATGCTTAATGCATAGCCCATCAGGTTTGAGATTTGCATCTGTCTACCAGGATTCTTCCTGTTGTTTTTCTGACCTAAGATTTTGTTCATTTGAATCCGTCTACACAATTAGGAAAATTCATTGAAACCTATATGATAAATACAACCAATTACCTAATTGTACAGTGTGTTGTCAATTGGTTCTTGAAATCTGGTGCGAGTGTAATGCTTGAACAATGGTGTACTTAACACCTCCATAGATTTCTTCATAGTTTGAGCAGAGTGACCAATAGTGGGTTTGGTTAGCACAGCAAGACGTCTGCAGCTTTGGCCACTGCACATCAGGGAACATATGTCCCCTCTTCTGTGATCTTGATACCTCTTGCATTTTCCTTCAATTATGAAGAGAAGGCGGTAGAATTACAGAAGGTTATTCTGTTGGAGGGCAATGCACAGCATTACATGGGGTTCTTTTGTTTAAGAACATCTTGTTTTTGATGTTaagcatatttaaaaaataaataaaaaaaaaaagagtttttGGGTAATGTAACTGAAATTTCCGTAGCCTTTTTGAGGATTTATGTAGGGTGTGGTGGCGGAATAGGACATTTTAGTCGCGGCCGTTTCGCCATGACCAAATGGCTGCGGGCGCTTTACCGCGACTCACCCCACATTCGCCGCTGGAATCCCTGCCGCCGGCCACTTCTAAGTTTTATTAcagtttagggtaggggggtaatttaaggggttttggcGCTTAGGGcatggggttaatttaagggggggCTTAGCAGTTAAGGTAGGGAGTTAATTTAAGGTTTTTAGCCttaagggtagggggttaatttaaggggttttaggataagggcttGGGTAGGAGATTGTAGAGTAAGGCACTTACCTTAGTGGCGAAGTGGCCGGTGGCGGAAGCTTGCGGCAGGGTGAATTGCAGCAAAGTGCTGGCGGCCATTTGGTCGTGTTCTTGACTGTGTGGTAGTGGTTCTAAACAGTACAAATAGGAGAATGTCATTGTTCATCATTTTTGATGTCACTAGTGAGTTGTCCCAAAATGGGTAGCCGGTAAATCATGGCAAATATTTTACAATAGGTGCCAAACTCTGTATCTCTACCATATGTATGTATCTTGCGTTTCTAAAGTTTGTGGAGCTGTACTTACACTGTAACGTAGGACAATTTGGATTTGCGTGAATCTTCAATGCCGTGTGTGCGCTTGTGCAAAGCTGGGTGTGTGTTTTCACAGCTTGTCGGTAGGTTATTGTATGTGAAGTGGCATGTGGTTGCAAGGAATATAAGATGGCAATAAGCAGAATTAGAAGTTGCACGGAAAGAGAGAGTACTGTAATTAGAATTTCCTGACATTTTTTACCCTTTGTTGCACTGATGGCATGATGTAGCCACTATACGCCCCTGGCGTGCCAGACCGCATGCCATATTGACTATGTCCTGGGACACCCaaaggtttaaaaaataaataaatacaaaatcgcCAGGGTTTCTGCTTTTCAGTCAAATTAAATAAGGGATTAGTACGGGTacacctttttgttttttttcctactTAAAGTTAAAGTATGGATTACAGTTTACTTAATATTCTACTGCCATTATTCCACATTTGACTAAGAGACTGCcctttttattatttggtttagATCAATAATGGAATTCATTGTTTTTTCTTGGACAAATATAAAACGCGgctaaagcattaaaaaaaaatatatctgtTAATCAGTATGAATGAAATATTTTCCATGTATTCAGATTTAGTTTTGTCTTGTTTTGTTGTATCTGTTTCAATTTTAGCCATCTAATGGGATCTTCATGAGTGTGTTCCTGATTGTTCTACCGCTGGAGTCCATGACACATGGGCTGTTCCATGAGCTTGGCAGCTGCTTGGGAGGAACATGTGTTGGATATGCATTCGTGATTCCCACTAATTTCTGCAggtatttttacttttattgtgCACAGACGAAACCAACAGCAAACCAAACATACATATTTCTTTGAGTAATTGTGGGCTGTTATTATTCAGGATAATAAGATGATATATTTTTTGGAGTGCCTAcatgttttaattttaatgtatATTTTTGGAGGTATCTTTTTAGTGCAGTAATTAAACATTCCATGTTAACTATTTTTTTCCCCATAGGTGGGTCTTCGGTGCTTAACCATgtcaatttcagctctggggaccccgtgcttcctgaAATACAtccagtgggtgctgcgggttcTTCATGGAGatttaaatctcccgtgtcacgctggccaataggaatgcTACAACGGATGACTTTGGATTCCTTTTGGCTCCTGTGCCATGGGAGATTACACCCCCATGTTGTTCACCCAGCCTGAgatgctacctgcagcaccctccgaGTAAGTATCTCGGAGAGAAGTGGGtgctggagctgaaattaatgcggttcagcttttGGAGGCGCCCTACTTCCCACCTATAAAtgggtttaaaaaataaataaattggtcGGAACCATGCAAGCTAGTGTTCCTAAACATATTCTGCTGGTATCTATAGCATTTATTTTTGCTACTGGTTGGTTATTTCTAGTATACTTTGAACTATTCACTGCCCACATCTAATAATGCGTTGCAAGCTGTCTGGAGGGTGGAGGGGTTTATGTTCACAAAATTAAAACTATTTTAGGTTGACTTTGCTTCTGATGTAATTGATAATGGAACATTTCTTCTCCTTACAACAGCCCTAATGGAGAACCAATGCTTCTTCCACCGGAACACGTGCAGGAGTTAAATTCGCGGTCAACAGGAATGCTCAATTCTATCCAAAGATTCTTTGCTTCTCATATGATAGAAAACTATGGATGTGACTACTCTACAAGTGGGCTTAATTTGGATATTCTGCATACAAAATTGAAATCTTTCCTGGAGTTAAGAACATCTGATGGACCTAGACATGATACCTATATAATATACTACAGTGGTCATTCCCATAGCACTGGAGAATGGGCCTTAGCAGGTGAGCTTTTACAATTTATTTTCTTAATATGTATTAAAAGTGCCCTAATTTGTGGAAGGAGTGGAAAAACAGTGTTAAATCTACATGTATGCATGGTCACAAACAGCTATGTACGAAATGAAGGCGCATCCAGATGTTTGACAGAATGTTGATAATATATTTCCGTAATAAATTTTCTGTTGATGGATGATTTGCAtggagttttattttttatttttttccttagaTGTTCTGAAAGCAGCCATTACATACTGATGGTAAAGCTAAAGGGTATTTTCTAATGTAGTTGTCCAAAGTGTATAATTCAGTAATATGCTGTGACAGATGGAACAGACTGTCATTatctgtaattttttttattttttattctgggCCATCTTCTGACCTCTAGAGAGCTATTAAAATAGCAAAAATAAACCATTAACACTCTCCTAACATGTTAAAATGCTGCTACCTACTGAGGGCTTCACTTAATGTAGAGCAAAGCGGTGCTTCTAAGGGGAAAAAAGTATTTGTATTGATACAAATGTAATGCAGACACCAAGTTTCACAATGTGTCATTATTGTTGGGTACTTGAATGTCACCCAGTGTATGAGAGACGCCGCTAACTAGTCATGCATAAAGAATGAGTAAGACAGCCTGTGAGTTTATATTCATGACCTAAATGCAGAAGGAATGATTGTTTACAAAGTAAAGCTTCATTTGTGTTATTAGATGTTAGCATTCATTGTTCATTAAGCCTGCCAAAGAAAGCAGATGCTGTTTCTAGAGACAGATATATCCATACCTTGGCTTAGTGTTCGATTCTGTAATTGCTAAATCTGCATTGTGTGTGATCTAAAGGGGAAAGCAATGATTGCCATGTACATATATGGCATGCTTGCGTTTGTAATCCATTCTCTGATGTCTACTCTATCGTATGCTGCATACTTTTATGTATTGCTTTGGTGTCTGTGCACATCAATCAAATTGCAGGATTCTCAGCACAAGAGTTTAAATGCATACATGAACATATGGGTTTTGATGACGTATATAAACAAATCTGAAAAGGGTCACTTGAAAATGTAGTCATGGTGGTTTGGTTTTACACacaagtttaaagctgcagttcaagcaatatcctacatgtgtgtttttttaaatacatcaattctgtactatgagaaaatacttgtagcatttaaaaaatgttaaaaaaaatgttttagacatttttaatgtttctaatgtaggaagcatttccaaagtgatggcccccttccccttctgataggctctggctcttgagactcgccctctctctagcagtgaaccaattgtatctagtaactgcctagtcaatcatattccaggaactacattgcccaaaatgctgtgcaagaactgaattaaatagcccgagcaagcgatcgattacaggagaacagatcgatctgcagcttagctaatcacttgtcagtgtgcagattgtattgatgcacatattgaatggggaaaaaaaaaaatatattttttaaaaacggcagcttgaactgcagctttaaggttgtgtgctatggcaaaaaaatatttttgtaaaCAAATGTAATAAAGCATAACTTGCTTTGTGGAGAGTTTCTCATGAGGGAAGTTGTATAAATCTTCCTGTGTAAGAGAATAGTAGGTCCTGCTAAACATAATAGTATCTAAAAAGTCTAGTTCTCAAGTTGACCCTGTTTACAAACAAAATTTGGAAGATTACTTAAAATCCTAATGAGGACCTGATTGAAAAAAATCACTCATATTTAACATCATTAATTATCACTGCTATTGGTTCATTTTTGTTAAGAGAGACTGCACCTTCAAATAGTGACTATCCATGTTTGTAATGCCCTTTTTGTCTAAATTATCCACAGGTGGTGACACTTTACGGTTTGAAACTCTACTTGAATGGTGGAGAGAAAAAAACGGTGCCTTTTGCTCGCAACTTATAATTGTATTGGACACTGAGAGTTCAAAGCCATGGGTTAAGGAAGTACGACAAGTTAAAGATCAGTACATCGCTGTACAAGGAGCGGAGCTGGCGAGGGTTGTAGATATTGAAGAAGCAGATCCTCCCCAGCTGGGTGATTTCACTAAGGAATGGGTGGAATTCAACTGTAATCCAGACAATGACATAAACTGGGCTGAAAAGGGACGAACTGTGAAAGCACTCTACGGAGTGTCAAAGCACTGGAGTGACTATACTCTGCATTTACCAACAGAAAGTGATGTTGCGAAGCATTGGATGATTTATTTCCCTCGCATTACGTACCCACTTGTTCATTTTGCTAATTGGTCTGGTTCTCTGAACCTATTCTGGCCGTGTGAAGTTTGTTACAGGTGCCTAAAAAGGTTAAAAATGAATTGGTTTCTTCCCGCAATACTTAACACGGGTCAAGGCTTTAAACTTGTTAAATCCTAATTGAGATTGAATGAATAGAACATGTGAATTGTGGCAGTACTctcttaaaatgtatatatattttttttatatacgatTTCACATTCTGTTGAAAGAAATCATGCTACTTCAGTAGCCACACTGCTTGAACAGCAACATTTTAAAACTTCTCAAAAAGGTGTTTTAAAAATGTAACTTTGttactgaggtgtgtgtgtgtgtgtgtgtgtgtatactgtctatctctctatctatatcattttttataaagGGTATACACATTTTGGCTCTTTACCTTCTGAAAACAAGGCCACGATCGCACAGCGACATTCGGATGCTTCCTCATAGAGTAGCTATCAGTCAGATTTGCTTCCAAGTCACTGCTTTATAGAAGAAAGCAATGGGCAACTAAAATAATACTCAATTGAGACCACTTTATATCATTTAAATAAACACTCAAACACAATGTATAGTTGTATCTCTCTGCGCTTTTATTTTTACTTTCCCAGTGAAGGTCTCTTTGCTTTCTAAACTTATTGTCACTTCTAGGATGTATTATCTTGGCCATGCAATGAATCATTAAAATAATCCATGTATACATGCATTAGAAAAATATATTTAGTTTTCTTAATTTAGGTGCAAAAGTGCACAGAATGTAAGCTATTCAGAGACCTTTTAGTGCCCAAAGCAGAGAGGACATATTGTATTTCACTTCATATGTGTCTAGTGAATGCACACCGTTTGTGCCATTGATAAGCCACCTTTTATGGTACAATTTGCTCATGCTCCATTAACTTTTGTATATTTGTGAATTGCTGCATATTATCATTTGGATTCCTCCCTTTTATAAATGTCAACTAATAGCATGAAATGCACCAAAAAAAACCTCAGGGATGAACATGTTATTTCAATATTTGAGTATGTACACTATTTTTGATTTTGTTGAGTCTCTCAACCTTTTAGCTACAACATATTGTCAAATCTATGCAACGTACAAAACAAAAGTCCAGATATAAATACACATCCATGGTGTTTTTCTATAAGTACATTTATATATTTCAAACATCTTACTCAATGTTCAGGACACAGTGGTGACTGCTTGAGTTGCTtgcaacttatttttttttataaagaagaTTGACAGTTAAAATAAAGTTGTGTATTTAATAACAAAGGCTTTATTTGTGTAActgtaaataaagatattttaaTACATAGGTTAAGTTGAGAAATTACTTTTGTACTCCATTTCAATTTATTGGAAACAAGGACGATACAGCCATCATTTGTaccctttttttaatatatataattgaaatGATGAATTAGAagactttatatatttatatctgaACACTGAtgcctttttgtttttgtgtcTCTGATTATTTAACCAGAATTGAATTGACTTTTTAATTTTTATCTTAGTAACATCTTCTGCACCATATATgacagaaaaaaaagaacaagagaAAAACTGAAAAAAGAATGACTATGCACAGACGTTTAGTAATAGTAAAACAATTGCACAGTCCGCAACAGTAAACTTAATGGACGTGCTTCACAACAATTTCAATAATTTAAcaatattttatttgaataacCTGTAAATTCAAAGGTGGGTGGTGGATATACAAAATCAACCTTTCTACTTACAAAGTGATCACAAAAAATCTTCATGGAATGGTTTGATTTTTAGAGTAGAGGAAAGTAGTTATGCTGCTTACCTAGGTCTCCATGATGTTTGCCATTGCAAACAAGCTTGAGGGGAAAATGTACTATTCTGCTTAGAAAAGGGAGGGTTTGAATGAGGCATCTTGTACCATTAGTACTTCTATGAATCACACTCGTTTATGGATTCTCCTACATATTTGTAACACAGACTTGGATAGGGTTTCTTAAATTTGTCGATCTTGTGCTAGTCCGTTGCCATTGTAATCACAATTACAGAAATTTGCATACTTGCAATTCTTCAGTGACATGACCATGATTGCAATGTCTAATTTCTCAGGAGTTGAAGCCGCAGAGAGGTGAAAATGAACTGAGTATGTCTAAAGCTTTATTGCACTTCTGTAATGAACATGCTCTTTCATTTGTATTTAGAAATGCCTTTTATAATTTATTAGATTACTATAGCCACTCTCTCCTGATcctcattattattatatttgaatCCTTATTACATCAATTGGACTGAATATTAAATGTACCTTGCTATTATATTTGTATGGCCACGTTTTAGTGAGGTTCAATGGCACTGGGATGTTGTTTTCTTGAAAAGTGAAAGCTTAACATCTACTTGAACGGCAAAATAAGTAAATACATGAATAAAAAACGAATGCAGTCTGAAGACCAATACATATTTTATAGTTCAGATTGCAAAATATACACATGGAAATAAAAAtactacgtttttttttttaacacaaattcTCACTAGTGCTAGAACAGGGGAAGACTATTCACTGCAATGGTCTTTGTATACAGTAAGTGCAATGCGTAATGTGGCTATATGAATGAGTCTGTAGGTGTCACATTTCTTTGCAAAGATATTCCTAAAGCTTTAGCCTGTTTGTACATTGCTAAAAATtaagatacactttactgtagtTATACCCACCATATAAAACTTTGGTTGTGAAATccatgacattaaaaaaaatgatggtAACTATTTCCAAACCTTTTCCGTTTGACATGGATAGCTATACAGTGACATTATTTGACCTTGTTAGGTTTTAAAGTAAAGAGTTTAAGGTAATTTGCCAAACAAAACAGTGTATTTGTAAGAAAGCAGTATTTTACAGGTATGAGTTAAAATATAACATGTATTCATGTATTCAAACGCAAATCTTCAATTTAATGTGTTGTTGGGTTTGCTAAACATTGTTGCCACTTTTTCATCTGTTATTAATTTGCTTTCTGTATTCATTGTTCCAAATCAATCCGTTTTATGTATAAAGCTTAttgaatgtatgtgtatgtacaatAAATAGGTACCATGTATTCAATTATTCCTaagctgctttcccccccccgttcccctttgTTTTCAACTTCCTCCCCAAATGTGGAATGGAACTGTGCTGCCTAAAATTCTTCTTTTCAtcttacacacacaatatatttcTCCTGATTCTCCCTTTTTATTTAATATCTagataatatatatgtgtatactcaACAAAGTGAGAACTTCAACATACACAATGAAAGTCATGGGAAATAGCAAGTATTTGATAGACAAGTGATTTTCGTTATTTACTTATCCCCTACTATTGATTTTTGTTTCAAGGTGAATAAAAAAACAACCTGACTGACATTATAAGATGAAATGAAAGCAGTGTTATTAGCTCAGCGCATTAAACTGACCGTGAATCCTTTAAAATAATTATTCAATTTCTAAGTGCAACAGTGTTGATTCAATtataagtgcaacaaatgtgCAAAAGGTGCAAAAAAAAAGTAGGAATAAATATACAATACTATATAAAGTGCAGCTTCAACCCTCCACAGAATTGCTTCTCCAATCCTCAGAAGATATGTTGTCCAGTcagtggggagcgcagatatgtgCACATATCTGCGCTCCTCACTGACTGGACAACATGACAGTATAAGATGAAGGGAGGTGTGGCTCCCCGCAAATGTTCTGGTTTCTATGTTTCTGGCACCTTGTTGAAGGTCATTTTCAAA
It encodes:
- the TMEM168 gene encoding transmembrane protein 168, with amino-acid sequence MCRSLRYCVSHCLYAAMTRVEEANREVNMHSSVRYLGYLARMSLMVAICLGLYVRWEQTADVLILVIFILGLFILGIASILYYYFSMETASLSLSNLWFGFLLGLLCFIDNSTFQHDMKEEATKYLLVFSIIIRTMCALVERICGYVRHRPSLLTSVEFLELVGFAIASTTMLVEKSISIILLVVAVAMLIIDLRMKSFLAIPNLIIFGILTPVLFFPSLKIPVNPYALSCFFGCLISEPLLDVYFSGLSVTERWKPYLYRRGICRRFSVVLVGLIELIFFVLAALKLSHLSIWYFVIPGFFIFGIFWLICHIIFLITLWGFHTKLNECHKVYYTHRQDNSLDRVMASKGVRHFCLISERLVFFSLLSTAILGAVSWQPSNGIFMSVFLIVLPLESMTHGLFHELGSCLGGTCVGYAFVIPTNFCSPNGEPMLLPPEHVQELNSRSTGMLNSIQRFFASHMIENYGCDYSTSGLNLDILHTKLKSFLELRTSDGPRHDTYIIYYSGHSHSTGEWALAGGDTLRFETLLEWWREKNGAFCSQLIIVLDTESSKPWVKEVRQVKDQYIAVQGAELARVVDIEEADPPQLGDFTKEWVEFNCNPDNDINWAEKGRTVKALYGVSKHWSDYTLHLPTESDVAKHWMIYFPRITYPLVHFANWSGSLNLFWPCEVCYRCLKRLKMNWFLPAILNTGQGFKLVKS